In Vibrio bathopelagicus, one DNA window encodes the following:
- a CDS encoding ExbD/TolR family protein, with amino-acid sequence MIKTPLSSQTQSLAPDLTPLLDIIFIVMVFLLLTASVKLESLEVELPSSDIKNVSEVHKDSISVNILDHEPYWAINGREYIDWENFKIALLEETGSADKKPIIIGADKAANVENLVKLLSFLQENGIPATQLLTEEG; translated from the coding sequence ATGATCAAAACGCCTCTCTCATCTCAAACACAAAGTTTAGCGCCAGATTTAACGCCGCTGCTCGACATAATTTTTATCGTGATGGTTTTCCTACTACTTACCGCTTCGGTGAAGTTGGAGTCTTTAGAGGTAGAGCTTCCAAGCTCTGATATTAAAAACGTTTCTGAAGTTCATAAAGATTCGATTAGCGTCAATATTTTAGACCACGAACCTTACTGGGCGATTAACGGCCGAGAGTACATAGACTGGGAAAACTTCAAGATTGCATTACTCGAAGAGACAGGTTCTGCGGATAAAAAGCCGATCATCATTGGCGCGGATAAAGCAGCCAACGTTGAGAACCTAGTGAAGTTGCTGTCGTTCCTTCAAGAGAATGGAATACCTGCAACCCAATTGCTCACAGAAGAAGGCTAG
- a CDS encoding MotA/TolQ/ExbB proton channel family protein — MQQISYLQDQLGLMTWPLLICSALTAMIIAERVFQVMLSIGVGKRAIRRELNQISPTNSKEIEALAQSISGKRPLLYKGVSMLLAHHSFSKGLREDAAGIWLQEKRHQLHAGLRLLGLIGVISPLIGLLGTVLGLIEMFKGVAATTGSITPNDLADGLGLAMRTTAAGLMIALPAISGAQLLGLWADRVLAQLEHTLNYVNVWLEGMSIQTNHSDETKGSSVNKVAVGDVSQA, encoded by the coding sequence ATGCAACAAATCAGTTACTTACAAGATCAACTTGGCTTAATGACTTGGCCTCTTCTCATCTGTTCTGCATTAACAGCAATGATCATCGCTGAACGTGTCTTCCAAGTGATGCTAAGCATTGGTGTTGGCAAACGCGCCATTCGTCGCGAGCTCAACCAGATCTCACCAACCAACAGCAAAGAGATCGAAGCATTAGCACAATCTATTTCTGGTAAACGACCGCTGCTGTACAAGGGCGTGTCGATGTTGCTTGCTCACCACTCTTTCTCAAAAGGATTACGTGAAGATGCTGCCGGAATTTGGCTACAAGAAAAACGCCACCAGCTTCATGCCGGACTGAGATTGCTTGGTTTAATCGGAGTGATTAGTCCGTTAATAGGCCTACTTGGTACCGTACTTGGACTTATTGAGATGTTCAAAGGGGTTGCAGCTACGACCGGCAGTATTACACCGAACGATCTAGCCGACGGATTAGGCTTAGCAATGAGAACCACAGCGGCAGGCTTAATGATTGCGCTTCCTGCGATCTCAGGCGCTCAACTGCTTGGGCTATGGGCCGACCGAGTGCTGGCTCAGTTAGAACATACTCTGAACTATGTGAATGTGTGGCTTGAAGGCATGTCGATTCAAACCAATCACTCTGACGAGACTAAAGGCTCATCAGTCAACAAAGTCGCTGTTGGTGATGTGAGTCAAGCATGA
- a CDS encoding energy transducer TonB has product MNVPRYVIAGGASLVIHAALLFVAQESKVFAMPAGSQSNTVSINFTPKSTPSQAQQKTITEPVEPEPIKETVSQAEPKPVEPKAVEPKQAKPTPKKKAITNKPQPKKVEKKIVGKKPVTEKKVVKKKRPELKPEPKSKPTPQPGKLADKKVDKNLDESANQPQEVNQGVSNQEPVLVTKPSFSSRPTPPNYPRQARRRGVEGVATYEVWLDAEGKQIKQALVNSSGALMLDNAALDAIKQWKFSPHTVNGRAIAHRVQIPVRFRLD; this is encoded by the coding sequence GTGAACGTTCCTAGATATGTTATTGCAGGCGGTGCATCGTTAGTGATTCATGCGGCGCTATTGTTTGTCGCTCAAGAATCTAAAGTATTTGCGATGCCTGCAGGTAGCCAATCGAATACGGTATCGATCAACTTCACGCCTAAGAGCACTCCTTCTCAAGCTCAACAAAAAACCATCACAGAACCGGTTGAACCAGAACCAATCAAAGAAACCGTCTCACAAGCAGAACCTAAGCCTGTCGAACCCAAGGCAGTCGAACCAAAGCAAGCCAAACCGACGCCAAAGAAAAAAGCGATCACCAATAAACCTCAACCCAAGAAAGTAGAGAAAAAGATTGTTGGAAAGAAACCAGTAACAGAGAAAAAGGTCGTTAAGAAAAAACGCCCAGAACTAAAACCAGAGCCAAAGTCCAAACCAACGCCTCAACCAGGAAAACTGGCTGACAAGAAAGTCGATAAAAATCTAGACGAGTCTGCCAATCAACCTCAGGAGGTAAACCAAGGCGTATCAAACCAAGAACCCGTATTAGTCACTAAGCCCTCTTTTTCTTCACGCCCCACACCACCGAATTACCCGCGCCAAGCTAGACGTCGTGGCGTTGAAGGTGTCGCAACTTATGAGGTCTGGTTAGACGCTGAAGGCAAACAAATTAAACAAGCATTAGTAAATTCATCAGGCGCACTAATGCTCGACAACGCCGCTTTAGACGCCATTAAACAATGGAAATTCTCACCTCACACTGTCAATGGTCGAGCTATTGCTCACCGTGTACAAATACCTGTTCGTTTTAGGTTGGATTAA
- the hutW gene encoding heme anaerobic degradation radical SAM methyltransferase ChuW/HutW, with protein MSLNIYKFDESILGVSSPDPLRFAFAKKHSAHAGGSSIPVDPSKKLELFDELMLSEGKKQDKRCLYIHIPFCRVRCTFCNFFQNAASRKLVDEYFDALMVELKQKAKTPWAQSGLFHAVYIGGGTPTDLSPQQVEQLGKAIRQYFPLANDVEMTLEGRINRFGDQMFDCALEGGFNRFSFGIQSFNTQVRRSAKRLDDREVVLERISALSCTEQAPIVLDLLYGLPHQSMEVFQQDLEDYMSTGAHGIDLYQLIVGGNAPMLNLVEKGKIPPPANTPDKASMYLAGVEFMAKNKVKQLSVNHWARDNRERSIYNSLAKTYAEVLPVGCGAGGNIGGHGVMQHRTLDSYMESIKQGQLPIAMMTKQSSLEPAFSSLKAGFDSGVVRRSTLPTFMEQDTFDYLKPLFSHWEKNGLVELSEDYLTLTIAGSFWAVSLAQSVIQVLNAEYQAMHPAPKASGSGIHPHTSLKHA; from the coding sequence ATGAGTCTTAATATTTATAAATTTGACGAATCAATTCTAGGTGTTTCTAGCCCTGATCCGCTTCGTTTTGCGTTTGCGAAAAAGCATTCTGCACATGCCGGAGGAAGTTCAATTCCGGTCGACCCGAGCAAGAAGTTGGAGCTCTTTGATGAACTGATGCTAAGCGAAGGGAAGAAACAGGATAAGCGTTGCTTGTATATCCATATTCCTTTCTGTCGTGTCCGTTGTACGTTCTGTAACTTTTTCCAAAACGCCGCGAGCCGTAAATTAGTCGATGAGTATTTCGACGCATTGATGGTTGAGTTGAAGCAAAAAGCTAAAACCCCTTGGGCTCAGTCTGGATTATTTCATGCTGTCTACATTGGTGGCGGAACACCTACTGATTTGTCTCCTCAACAAGTAGAGCAGTTAGGCAAGGCTATTCGCCAATATTTCCCACTGGCAAACGATGTGGAAATGACCTTGGAAGGGCGCATCAATCGCTTTGGCGATCAAATGTTTGATTGTGCGCTTGAAGGTGGTTTCAATCGCTTCTCATTTGGTATTCAAAGTTTCAACACTCAAGTTCGACGCAGCGCCAAGCGCTTAGATGACAGAGAAGTTGTGTTGGAACGTATCAGTGCTTTGAGCTGTACCGAGCAAGCCCCCATCGTTCTAGATTTGCTATACGGATTACCACACCAGTCTATGGAAGTGTTCCAACAAGATTTAGAAGACTACATGTCTACTGGTGCGCACGGTATTGACCTCTATCAACTGATTGTTGGGGGTAACGCACCTATGCTTAACCTTGTTGAGAAAGGAAAAATTCCACCACCAGCGAATACGCCAGATAAAGCGAGCATGTACTTGGCGGGTGTCGAGTTCATGGCAAAAAATAAGGTCAAGCAATTGAGCGTGAATCACTGGGCTCGTGATAACAGAGAACGCAGCATTTACAACAGCTTAGCGAAAACTTATGCCGAAGTTCTGCCGGTTGGTTGTGGTGCTGGTGGCAACATTGGCGGTCATGGTGTGATGCAACATCGAACTTTAGACAGCTACATGGAGTCTATAAAGCAAGGTCAATTGCCAATAGCCATGATGACGAAGCAAAGCTCACTAGAGCCAGCCTTCTCTTCATTAAAGGCCGGTTTTGATTCTGGTGTTGTTAGAAGAAGTACGTTACCGACCTTTATGGAACAAGACACGTTCGATTATCTGAAGCCTCTGTTTTCGCATTGGGAAAAGAATGGTCTAGTCGAGCTTTCCGAAGATTATCTGACCCTCACTATTGCTGGCAGCTTCTGGGCAGTAAGCCTCGCTCAGAGTGTAATTCAAGTGCTTAACGCTGAATATCAGGCTATGCACCCAGCACCGAAAGCATCAGGTTCAGGCATTCACCCGCATACAAGTTTAAAGCACGCTTAA
- the hutX gene encoding heme utilization cystosolic carrier protein HutX has translation MTDTTLEMTETLEQRVARILEEEPKLLPTAIAEKLGVSEVEVVAAFPNDMAVMLDGSRAQEILEGLVDWGPVTTIVHSFGSIFEVKAPFPKGKVARGYYNLMGKEGELHGHLKLDNVKQIGLVSKAFMGRESHYFGFFSETGENIFKIYLGRNEKRELIADQVERFKALKEQA, from the coding sequence ATGACAGATACAACATTAGAAATGACAGAAACTCTAGAACAACGTGTCGCACGCATTCTAGAAGAAGAGCCAAAACTGCTTCCTACTGCGATTGCTGAAAAGCTAGGTGTTTCAGAGGTTGAAGTGGTTGCTGCTTTTCCAAATGACATGGCAGTAATGCTAGATGGCAGCCGTGCTCAAGAGATTCTAGAAGGCTTAGTTGATTGGGGGCCTGTGACCACAATCGTGCATTCATTCGGCTCAATCTTCGAAGTAAAAGCGCCGTTCCCTAAAGGTAAAGTAGCACGTGGCTACTACAACCTTATGGGCAAAGAAGGCGAGCTTCATGGCCACCTGAAACTCGACAATGTTAAACAGATCGGTTTGGTGAGCAAGGCGTTCATGGGGCGTGAAAGTCATTACTTCGGTTTCTTCAGTGAAACGGGCGAGAACATTTTTAAGATCTACCTAGGCCGCAATGAAAAGCGTGAGCTTATTGCTGACCAAGTTGAACGCTTCAAAGCGCTGAAAGAACAAGCTTAA